A single genomic interval of Vulpes vulpes isolate BD-2025 chromosome 3, VulVul3, whole genome shotgun sequence harbors:
- the LOC112929222 gene encoding putative protein T-ENOL isoform X3, whose product MRGMESTPTRNEEKKGSRMSQAATPLDGGPVNMGKVSLSRSEEFLTRISTELTDEALFIAGCHMNSVPIKEKQTQDQGTQISKHVFFKTRGTDTRNCTCTKTHLLPSSRDKGALLSTLASGG is encoded by the exons ATGAG GGGGATGGAATCCACACCTACCAGGAATGAGGAGAAAAAGGGCAGCAGGATGTCCCAAGCTGCAACTCCCTTGGATGGAGGTCCGGTGAACATGGGG AAGGTTTCATTATCCCGATCTGAAGAATTCCTGACCCGGATCAGCACAGAACTCACCGATGAGGCCTTGTTTATCGCTGGCTGCCACATGAACTCTGTGCCCATCAAGGAAAAACAGACACAAGACCAAGGGACTCAGATATCCAAACATG TGTTCTTCAAGACCCGAGGCACCGATACCCG AAACTGTACCTGCACCAAGACACACCTCCTGCCATCCTCTCGTGACAAG ggaGCTCTGCTTAGCACTTTGGCATCCGGAGGATGA
- the LOC112929222 gene encoding putative protein T-ENOL isoform X5, with the protein MRGMESTPTRNEEKKGSRMSQAATPLDGGPVNMGKVSLSRSEEFLTRISTELTDEALFIAGCHMNSVPIKEKQTQDQGTQISKHVFFKTRGTDTRELCLALWHPEDDSSPL; encoded by the exons ATGAG GGGGATGGAATCCACACCTACCAGGAATGAGGAGAAAAAGGGCAGCAGGATGTCCCAAGCTGCAACTCCCTTGGATGGAGGTCCGGTGAACATGGGG AAGGTTTCATTATCCCGATCTGAAGAATTCCTGACCCGGATCAGCACAGAACTCACCGATGAGGCCTTGTTTATCGCTGGCTGCCACATGAACTCTGTGCCCATCAAGGAAAAACAGACACAAGACCAAGGGACTCAGATATCCAAACATG TGTTCTTCAAGACCCGAGGCACCGATACCCG ggaGCTCTGCTTAGCACTTTGGCATCCGGAGGATGACTCTAGCCCTCTTTGA
- the LOC112929222 gene encoding putative protein T-ENOL isoform X4 has protein sequence MRGMESTPTRNEEKKGSRMSQAATPLDGGPVNMGKVSLSRSEEFLTRISTELTDEALFIAGCHMNSVPIKEKQTQDQGTQISKHVFFKTRGTDTRNCTCTKTHLLPSSRDKNIHQSSSFTSH, from the exons ATGAG GGGGATGGAATCCACACCTACCAGGAATGAGGAGAAAAAGGGCAGCAGGATGTCCCAAGCTGCAACTCCCTTGGATGGAGGTCCGGTGAACATGGGG AAGGTTTCATTATCCCGATCTGAAGAATTCCTGACCCGGATCAGCACAGAACTCACCGATGAGGCCTTGTTTATCGCTGGCTGCCACATGAACTCTGTGCCCATCAAGGAAAAACAGACACAAGACCAAGGGACTCAGATATCCAAACATG TGTTCTTCAAGACCCGAGGCACCGATACCCG AAACTGTACCTGCACCAAGACACACCTCCTGCCATCCTCTCGTGACAAG AACATACATCAGAGCTCCTCGTTCACAAGTCATTAA
- the LOC112929222 gene encoding putative protein T-ENOL isoform X1 has translation MRGMESTPTRNEEKKGSRMSQAATPLDGGPVNMGKVSLSRSEEFLTRISTELTDEALFIAGCHMNSVPIKEKQTQDQGTQISKHVFFKTRGTDTRTYIRAPRSQVINTSVCWRCLDMSSITPKASQVFWNHLTPLHPQLARTSPEIQGFNKKTGLSLLLNQAVLWSGFSGVVV, from the exons ATGAG GGGGATGGAATCCACACCTACCAGGAATGAGGAGAAAAAGGGCAGCAGGATGTCCCAAGCTGCAACTCCCTTGGATGGAGGTCCGGTGAACATGGGG AAGGTTTCATTATCCCGATCTGAAGAATTCCTGACCCGGATCAGCACAGAACTCACCGATGAGGCCTTGTTTATCGCTGGCTGCCACATGAACTCTGTGCCCATCAAGGAAAAACAGACACAAGACCAAGGGACTCAGATATCCAAACATG TGTTCTTCAAGACCCGAGGCACCGATACCCG AACATACATCAGAGCTCCTCGTTCACAAGTCATTAACACTTCAGTTTGCTGGAGATGCCTGGACATGAGCAGCATCACACCCAAAGCCTCCCAGGTGTTCTGGAACCATCTCACACCTCTCCACCCTCAGCTGGCAAGGACATCACCAGAAATCCAAGGCTTTAATAAAAAGACAGGTCTTTCCCTCCTCCTAAACCAGGCCGTGCTCTGGAGTGGCTTCTCTGGGGTGGTGGTGTGA
- the LOC112929222 gene encoding putative protein T-ENOL isoform X2, giving the protein MESTPTRNEEKKGSRMSQAATPLDGGPVNMGKVSLSRSEEFLTRISTELTDEALFIAGCHMNSVPIKEKQTQDQGTQISKHVFFKTRGTDTRTYIRAPRSQVINTSVCWRCLDMSSITPKASQVFWNHLTPLHPQLARTSPEIQGFNKKTGLSLLLNQAVLWSGFSGVVV; this is encoded by the exons ATGGAATCCACACCTACCAGGAATGAGGAGAAAAAGGGCAGCAGGATGTCCCAAGCTGCAACTCCCTTGGATGGAGGTCCGGTGAACATGGGG AAGGTTTCATTATCCCGATCTGAAGAATTCCTGACCCGGATCAGCACAGAACTCACCGATGAGGCCTTGTTTATCGCTGGCTGCCACATGAACTCTGTGCCCATCAAGGAAAAACAGACACAAGACCAAGGGACTCAGATATCCAAACATG TGTTCTTCAAGACCCGAGGCACCGATACCCG AACATACATCAGAGCTCCTCGTTCACAAGTCATTAACACTTCAGTTTGCTGGAGATGCCTGGACATGAGCAGCATCACACCCAAAGCCTCCCAGGTGTTCTGGAACCATCTCACACCTCTCCACCCTCAGCTGGCAAGGACATCACCAGAAATCCAAGGCTTTAATAAAAAGACAGGTCTTTCCCTCCTCCTAAACCAGGCCGTGCTCTGGAGTGGCTTCTCTGGGGTGGTGGTGTGA